One Primulina huaijiensis isolate GDHJ02 chromosome 8, ASM1229523v2, whole genome shotgun sequence genomic region harbors:
- the LOC140983470 gene encoding uncharacterized protein, producing the protein MPESKLRNREEKPTITPRRSPRFLHANRTDAIDPGTRKLGLGKVLQPDQFLTPPGLFVTKSLQKCGKSITAGLKISAKSRKGPRRSEEVDGGAEAGINETTKDLQKGYLMEKRVTRQSSRGSKNVDNRGNACVSVEDSHKKVRVSRKEGKSKVGSNLRERYLGSIDKRITRSSSQKKIVTEKVEKAKDASTNNLDKSDDKKCCIQRISGYESCPRKMQNGKKRKRGQVGEECELFQGWTKEEDLALRRAYFTAKPTPHFWKKVARMVPGKSAQECLDRIHSEQLTPPQPRTRSRTKKKEPSSFSFSASELLSPKTKHKNLKQSKRKSLVTQKMVRQLLQKQQKEDQDYEADLFAVLEPKMDSPSLNFLNSSVFSTPIPNLGPGPDVLTRFRETSSLAYKKQFSKLKRPVKPDFVSPPVLKQIKNKALHERYIDQLHCRDAKRKAESLRNARSIHGRSDKNSGNLEVNLVKVAKDALVFEAQDAINQFRSQQSSMLYANIDDDSNESDEDEGDDELL; encoded by the exons ATGCCTGAAAGCAAGCTCAGAAATAGAGAAGAAAAACCCACGATTACACCGAGAAGATCCCCGAGATTTCTTCACGCAAATCGAACTGACGCGATAGATCCAGGAACTCGGAAGCTAGGACTAGGAAAAGTGCTCCAGCCAGATCAATTTTTGACACCTCCAGGCTTATTCGTTACCAAATCCCTGCAGAAATGTGGAAAAAGTATAACCGCCGGGTTGAAAATTTCAGCAAAGTCGAGGAAAGGGCCTAGAAGGTCAGAAGAAGTGGACGGCGGAGCTGAAGCGGGTATCAATGAAACGACCAAGGACTTGCAGAAGGGTTATTTGATGGAGAAGAGGGTGACTAGGCAATCTTCTCGTGGAAGTAAAAATGTTGATAATCGAGGGAATGCGTGTGTTTCTGTGGAGGATTCTCACAAGAAGGTTAGAGTTTCGCGGAAAGAAGGGAAATCTAAAGTTGGTTCAAATTTGCGTGAGCGATACTTAGGAAGCATTGATAAGAGGATTACTCGTAGTTCCAGCCAGAAGAAGATAGTCACTGAGAAGGTGGAGAAGGCTAAAGATGCGTCAACTAACAATCTTGACAAAAGCGATGACAAAAAATGTTGCATCCAGAGAATAAGTGGATATGAAAGTTGCCCCAGAAAGATGCAGAATGGTAAGAAGAGGAAACGAGGGCAAGTTGGGGAAGAATGTGAGCTTTTTCAAGGATGGACCAAGGAAGAAGACTTGGCGTTGCGAAGAGCTTATTTCACCGCCAAGCCCACACCTCATTTCTGGAAAAAAGTTGCTAGGATG GTGCCCGGAAAATCTGCACAAGAATGTTTGGATAGAATTCATTCTGAGCAATTGACCCCACCTCAACCTCGAACTCGGTccagaacaaaaaaaaaagagccaTCATCATTCTCGTTTTCTGCTAGTGAGCTTCTTAGTCCtaaaacaaaacacaaaaatCTTAAACAGAGCAAGAGGAAGAGTCTTGTCACACAGAAGATGGTGCGACAACTATTGCAAAAGCAACAAAAGGAGGATCAAGATTATGAAGCAGACTTGTTTGCGGTTCTTGAACCAAAAATGGATTCACCATCTCTGAATTTTCTCAATAGTTCAGTGTTCTCCACTCCAATACCAAACCTAGGACCTGGACCTGATGTTCTTACAAGATTCAGGGAGACTTCTTCTTTGGCCTATAAAaagcaattttcaaaattgaaaagACCGGTGAAACCAGATTTCGTCAGTCCCCCAGTTTTGAAGCAGATTAAAAACAAGGCTCTGCACGAGAGGTACATAGATCAGCTACACTGCAGGGATGCTAAAAGAAAAGCAGAATCATTGAGGAATGCTAGGTCAATCCATGGTAGAAGTGACAAAAACTCGggtaatttagaggtgaatctAGTTAAAGTTGCAAAAGATGCTCTGGTTTTTGAAGCACAAGATGCTATCAACCAGTTTCGAAGTCAGCAATCGAGCATGTTATATGCTAACATTGATGATGATAGCAATGAGAGTGACGAGGATGAAGGCGATGATGAACTTCTGTAG
- the LOC140982305 gene encoding pentatricopeptide repeat-containing protein At4g22760 has translation MQAPKLTTLLCESLTIKQAKQIHCQILINGDRHIESLLIRQTLNSAAHCSPRTIHYVESILKYMQTQDVWPSSFTIRHLSQHGQYQEAFSLYVRRHGSGFIPNTYAVSSALKACGKVLYKVGGVMIHGQMQKLGFCDVVFVQTALLDFYLKVGDLEIARKVFDGIAGKNVVSWNSMLAGYAKYGQLDMAHSLFDEMPMKDVISWNSIVSGYVRAKNMEQAYELFRQMPERDFASWNAIITGYIDSGKLELARSFFDAMPQRNTISYIQMISAFSKYGYVESAKELFDQTGKKNGLLYNAMIACFAQNYRAKDAIQLFDDMLRQNINPRPDKMTLASVISACAELGDLKLGIWIDSYVVEQGIVMDDHLVTSFIDLYSKCGIIDKAYELFNGLHKKDAVSYTAMILGCGVNGRPRDAIKLFEEMLDAEVTPNQVTYTGILTAYNHVGSVEEGYNCFLSMQKHGVFPSVDHYAIVVDLLGRAGRLKEAHELIKKMPMRPHAGVWGALLLACSVHKDVELAEVATKNCFELEPDSSGYQSLLANIYASTDRWDDAEKLRRSIQDKGFIRTPGSSWTDCVQTNLFASDGAF, from the coding sequence ATGCAAGCTCCGAAACTCACAACTTTGCTGTGCGAGTCTCTCACTATCAAGCAGGCAAAGCAAATTCATTGTCAAATACTTATCAACGGTGATAGACATATCGAATCACTTTTAATTCGGCAAACCCTCAATTCTGCTGCCCATTGTTCTCCAAGAACTATTCATTACGTTGAATCAATCCTCAAGTACATGCAAACCCAGGATGTTTGGCCCTCATCATTCACAATCCGGCATCTTTCGCAACATGGGCAATATCAGGAGGCCTTTTCTCTCTATGTTCGGAGGCATGGTTCAGGATTTATTCCGAACACATATGCTGTGTCGTCGGCGTTGAAGGCTTGTGGAAAGGTTTTATATAAAGTGGGTGGAGTCATGATACATGGGCAAATGCAAAAGTTGGGTTTCTGCGACGTTGTCTTCGTTCAAACCGctcttttggatttttatttgaaaGTGGGCGATTTGGAGATCGCACGGAAGGTATTCGATGGAATTGCCGGGAAAAATGTGGTTTCTTGGAATTCAATGCTAGCTGGGTACGCTAAATATGGCCAACTGGATATGGCGCATAGTTTGTTTGATGAAATGCCTATGAAAGATGTAATATCTTGGAATTCAATCGTTTCAGGGTATGTGAGAGCGAAAAACATGGAGCAGGCGTACGAGTTGTTTCGCCAAATGCCGGAGAGGGATTTTGCTTCTTGGAATGCGATTATTACTGGCTACATAGATAGTGGGAAACTGGAATTAGCACGTAGTTTTTTTGACGCAATGCCACAGAGAAACACCATTTCTTATATTCAGATGATCTCCGCATTCTCCAAATACGGATATGTGGAGTCTGCCAAAGAGCTTTTTGATCAAACGGGTAAGAAAAATGGGCTTTTGTATAATGCCATGATAGCTTGCTTTGCTCAAAATTACAGGGCAAAAGACGCCATACAGTTGTTTGATGATATGCTACGGCAGAATATTAATCCGCGGCCTGATAAAATGACGTTAGCTAGTGTTATTTCTGCATGCGCTGAATTAGGAGATTTGAAGTTAGGCATTTGGATTGATTCATACGTGGTGGAACAGGGGATTGTAATGGACGACCATTTGGTAACTTCTTTTATCGACTTATACTCAAAGTGTGGCATCATAGACAAAGCCTACGAGCTTTTTAATGGCTTGCACAAAAAGGATGCAGTTTCTTATACTGCAATGATTTTGGGTTGTGGCGTAAATGGTAGGCCAAGAGACGCCATCAAGCTGTTTGAGGAGATGTTGGATGCTGAAGTTACCCCCAACCAAGTCACTTATACTGGAATTTTAACGGCTTATAATCATGTTGGTTCGGTAGAAGAAGGATACAACTGTTTTTTGTCCATGCAAAAGCATGGGGTTTTTCCATCTGTGGATCATTACGCGATTGTTGTTGATCTTTTGGGTAGGGCGGGGCGATTGAAAGAGGCTCATGAACTGATTAAGAAAATGCCTATGCGGCCTCATGCAGGAGTATGGGGAGCATTGCTTCTTGCTTGCAGTGTGCATAAAGATGTGGAACTTGCGGAGGTTGCAACCAAGAATTGTTTTGAGCTAGAGCCCGACAGCAGTGGCTATCAATCCCTTCTCGCCAATATCTACGCCTCCACTGACCGGTGGGATGATGCTGAAAAATTGAGGAGGTCTATCCAAGACAAGGGATTCATCAGGACACCGGGTTCTAGTTGGACGGATTGTGTCCAAACAAACCTATTTGCATCAGATGGGGCGTTTTAG
- the LOC140982912 gene encoding L-type lectin-domain containing receptor kinase VIII.1-like, which yields MFKYDPSTFTLHSIYSIPCLITFVAIFSAPHFALSVTDKPQFGSDFVLIGDAKFTNDSSIVQLTDPIISSPSSGFLFRKRPIKFFNSYSKSRKPVSFSTDFSFSISPQNGDGLAFLVVPRSMLARFSKGGFGVLEERRFLGVEFDTSVDEDVGDFNENHVRVDVGGLYSVKTSNVSSVNLVLNSGMKLHSWVDYDSSSKRIEVRLAKFGGARPYDPLLVYGIDLGEMWKNEEVFVGLGSSSGKTRQTSCVYSWKFRTRSVPSWLHSQPLDPWAFSQEQEEKRLAQKKRICALGFLSGLVFIIGCGALLALIVLFLWALFENSLETILTIPAKCTVHSGGFSYEKINVVVDNSSDAKN from the coding sequence ATGTTCAAATATGACCCATCCACCTTCACGCTTCACTCGATTTACTCAATTCCATGTCTAATTACCTTTGTGGCCATTTTCTCAGCTCCCCATTTCGCGCTCTCAGTCACCGACAAGCCCCAGTTTGGTTCCGATTTTGTTCTCATAGGTGACGCCAAATTCACAAACGACTCCTCTATTGTTCAGCTCACCGACCCAATAATTTCTTCTCCGAGCTCTGGATTTCTTTTTCGGAAAAGGCCCATTAAGTTTTTCAACTCATACTCGAAGTCAAGAAAGCCAGTTTCGTTTTCCACGGACTTCAGCTTCTCGATTTCACCTCAGAACGGTGATGGTCTCGCGTTTTTGGTTGTTCCCAGAAGCATGTTGGCGAGATTTTCGAAAGGAGGTTTTGGGGTTCTTGAGGAAAGGAGGTTTCTTGGGGTGGAGTTTGACACTTCGGTTGACGAGGATGTGGGAGATTTCAATGAAAATCATGTTCGCGTTGATGTGGGTGGTCTTTATTCTGTGAAAACTAGCAATGTGTCATCGGTTAATTTGGTTTTAAATAGTGGGATGAAGTTGCATTCGTGGGTTGATTACGATTCAAGCTCCAAAAGGATAGAGGTTAGATTGGCTAAATTTGGTGGTGCTAGGCCGTATGATCCTCTGTTGGTTTATGGGATTGATTTGGGTGAAATGTGGAAAAATGAAGAAGTTTTTGTGGGATTGGGTTCATCTAGTGGAAAGACGAGGCAGACCAGTTGTGTGTATTCATGGAAGTTCAGGACAAGGAGTGTTCCTTCTTGGCTGCATTCGCAACCGTTGGATCCATGGGCATTTTCCCAAGAGCAAGAGGAGAAGAGATTGGCGCAAAAGAAAAGGATCTGCGCTTTGGGTTTTCTTTCTGGATTGGTTTTCATCATTGGATGTGGAGCGCTGCTGGCATTAATTGTTCTTTTCTTGTGGGCATTATTTGAAAATAGCCTGGAGACAATACTGACAATCCCCGCAAAGTGCACGGTGCATTCAGGGGGTTTTAGTTATGAAAAGATCAATGTAGTTGTTGACAACTCGAGTGATGCTAAGAATTAG
- the LOC140983163 gene encoding uncharacterized protein, translating to MGLWTLLEGCLLLANALAILNEDRFLAPRGWSFQEYSGVKRNSFKGQILGLIYATQYLRVPLILLNLLCIVVKLVSG from the coding sequence ATGGGGCTGTGGACGCTGCTGGAAGGCTGCCTGCTTCTTGCAAATGCACTGGCCATATTAAATGAGGATCGATTCCTTGCCCCCAGAGGATGGAGTTTCCAAGAGTATTCGGGGGTTAAGAGAAATTCATTCAAGGGGCAGATTCTTGGTCTCATATATGCAACTCAATACTTACGAGTTCCTCTTATACTTCTCAATTTACTCTGCATTGTTGTAAAACTGGTATCTGGCTGA
- the LOC140983664 gene encoding signal peptidase complex subunit 2-like produces MASTKNPKKANLLDHNSIKHILDESVNEIVTSKGYPEDVRMSNIRLLIGMIIIAVALFAQFYNKKFPENRNFLIGCIVLYIVFNGILQFIIYVKEKNAILFTYPPNGSFITTGLVVTSKLPRFSDMYTLIIGSADPQSISAKPPVEFTKTVTQWFTKDGVLVEGLFWKDVEGLINEYAKEAKKSK; encoded by the exons ATGGCTTCCACCAAAAACCCTAAGAAAGCCAATCTTTTGGACCATAACTCAATCAAACACATTCTCGACGAGTCTGTGAACGAG ATTGTGACGAGCAAAGGGTATCCGGAGGATGTGAGGATGAGTAATATTAGGTTGCTGATTGGGATGATCATCATCGCCGTAGCTCTTTTTGCTCAGTTCTACAATAAAAAGTTTCCTGAGAACAGGAATTTCCTCATCGGTTGCATTGTATT GTATATTGTATTCAATGGGATATtacaatttataatatatgtgaAGGAAAAGAACGCAATCCTATTCACCTATCCTCCAAAT GGGTCATTCATCACTACAGGATTGGTTGTCACATCAAAACTGCCAAGATTCTCAGATATGTATACCCTTATCATAGGGAGTGCTGATCCCCAGTCAATATCGGCAAAGCCTCCAGTTGAATTTACTAAAACTGTCACTCAGTG GTTTACCAAGGATGGAGTTCTGGTGGAGGGCTTATTCTGGAAGGACGTCGAAGGACTAATAAACGAGTATGCAAAAGAAGCTAAAAAGAGCAAATAG
- the LOC140983057 gene encoding peroxisomal nicotinamide adenine dinucleotide carrier-like: MSEALINGLAGAGGGIIAQLITYPLQTVNTRQQTERDPKKEKNSVGTVAQMYQVVKHEGWDRLYGGLAPSLVGTAASQGVYYYFYQIFRNKAEATALERKSKGAGDGSVGILSSLMVAALSGCVNVLLTNPIWVVVTRMQTHMKKNQPNQRESFSSEELTLDAVELPSFGTRHAIQELYGEAGVLGFWKGVFPTLIMVSNPSIQFMLYETLLKRLKKRRKNNSEVTALEVFLLGALAKLGATVVTYPLLVVKSRLQAKQSTSGDKRRQYRGTLDAILKMIHYEGFYGFYKGMGTKIVQSVLAAAVLFMVKEELVRGSRWLLTKGAADSVK; this comes from the exons ATGTCGGAGGCTTTGATCAACGGCCTCGCAGGCGCAGGCGGTGGCATCATTGCTCAGCTCATTACTTATCCTCTGCAGACT GTAAATACTCGGCAACAAACGGAGAGAGATCcgaaaaaggagaaaaatagcGTCGGGACTGTAGCGCAGATGTATCAG GTTGTTAAGCACGAAGGGTGGGATCGGCTGTATGGAGGACTGGCTCCGTCGCTAGTCGGCACCGCTGCATCGCAG GGTGTTTACTATTATTTCTATCAAATATTCAGGAACAAGGCAGAAGCCACTGCACTCGAACGGAAGAGCAAAGGTGCTGGTGATGGATCAGTTGGAATTCTCTCCTCACTTATGGTGGCTGCTTTATCAGG GTGTGTAAATGTGCTGCTTACAAATCCTATTTGGGTGGTTGTGACCCGCATGCAG ACTCATATGAAGAAAAATCAACCAAATCAGAGGGAATCTTTCTCTTCTGAGGAACTGACTCTTGATGCAGTAGAACTTCCTTCTTTCGGAACTAGGCACGCG ATTCAAGAACTCTATGGTGAGGCTGGAGTTTTGGGATTTTGGAAAGGTGTTTTTCCCACATTGATTATG GTGAGCAATCCTTCTATACAATTTATGCTGTATGAGACCTTATTGAAGAGGCTGAAGAAGCGACGAAAGAATAACAGTGAAGTAACTGCTTTGGAG GTATTTTTGCTTGGAGCTTTAGCAAAACTTGGAGCTACGGTTGTAACATATCCTCTTCTGGTTGTTAAG TCAAGACTTCAAGCAAAACAATCAACCAGTGGAGATAAAAGGCGTCAATACAGAG GTACCTTGGATGCGATTCTGAAGATGATCCATTATGAAGGTTTTTATGGTTTTTACAAGGGTATGGGCACGAAAATCGTACAGAGCGTTCTAGCAGCTGCTGTTCTTTTCATGGTTAAGGAAGAACTCGTAAGAGGTAGCAGATGGTTGTTAACGAAGGGAGCCGCTGATTCTGTAAAATAA